A stretch of DNA from Cannabis sativa cultivar Pink pepper isolate KNU-18-1 chromosome X, ASM2916894v1, whole genome shotgun sequence:
GGAAGAAGGTGAAGGAGACATTATCTGCTGAGCCAGGGATTGACAACAACGAAGGTGTGGGGGACGTTCAAGTTTCTGGCCGTTGCTCATTCGAGCGTTTGGGGAGAATAGTCCCACTGCTCAACGAGGCTCAAAAAGAAATGGTGAGAAATGCCGGTTTCTCAACATTTTTAAGGGAGGATGCCCCGTACATAGACGCTAAGATAGTTAGTTGGCTGATCGATCACGTGGATCCAACCACTTCTCGGCTGGAGATATTTGGAAGAACGATCCAACTATCCTCCAAGCTGTTTGAGGATGTCATGGGAATCCGGGATGGCGGAGAACCCGTGGCAACCGAAAGTGAGCGTGACCTGGTTGAGTTTGACCTCCTCTTTAAGGTCAAGGACTGTAGGTATTCCCTGACTTTGCTGGAGAATGAGCTCAAGGAAACCAGCGACAGTGACTACCTGTTTCTCATTAAGTTTCTCCTTGTCTGTATTGGAACTGTGTTGCTGCCGAAGAATGGTACCGAGGTCAGCACTAGCTACATGCATTCTTTAGTTGACACAAGGTcaattaagaagaagaattgGGCGACTGCCGGATTTCGATATCTAATGAGCTCTCTACACCGGTACAAGACGAAGAACACCAAAAATGTCTCCGGTTGCACGATATTTTTACAGGTAAGTTTTCGAATTATTGTGATGGTAGTAATTTTTTTCTGCTGTGGTAATATATGTATGCACTTTTGTTTGGTGGCAGCTTGTATATTTGACGCACGTAGACTGGACTGCTACTCACGTGGACCGGACTGTGGCTCCAATTGACTTTTGGACCACAAAACACTGCAAGTCAGTGTACAAGTGGATTCGAGACCACGGTGGTCACACAAGTGGAAAGGTACATTTAGTACTTCAATTTTCTGATgcgttagaattttatttgagAGATATGCTAACTAGTTTTTTTGGTGTACTGAGCAGGTGAAATTGACTAACACGTATGTGTTATTGCCAAGTTTTGAATCCGCTGCAGTTGGGCAACCCACAAATGACGCAATATACAAAGCTGTGTGTGAGTTGAAAGATGAGGTCTTCCGGCTTGATTTGAAGGTGAGCAGCGCAAAGAGTCATTGCGAAGGTACTCTCCACTTACCTTGGGAAGGGGACTATGAAAGAAGTGTTGGAGATACCTGAGACGAGCAAAGTTCAGCGCTCGCTTTCGTTCAACGGGGAGACCGAGAAGAAGGATGACGTGGGTGTCGAGGAAAAGGATGGTGAAGGGACGAAGGATCAATTGGAAGAGGATGTTGATGATGTAGAGAGTGTCCCTTCACTTAATCTATCAGAAGAGAAGGTCGTTGTTCCAACTAAGGTGGTTGTTTCTGATGATTCGTTTGAGGTTATGAACTTTTGGGGAGAAGATCTCCCCGCTATTGTAAAAGAGGAAGTTGAGCAGACCGTGAaggatgattttgatgatgCTGCGTTCGAAAGATTCAAAGAATCTGGAGGGAAGGTGATTGGTCCGTTCACTGTGAAGAAGGGTTACTCAAATCAACAGTACGAGTTGTTCCGTTACATTTTCTCTAGCGCCAATGATCCGAGGTAATCTCATGTGTCATGATTACTGTGTACGTAGTTGATATTAGTACATTCGTTTCGTTGTTGATTATTTGTTTTGTATTTCAGTGAAGTGTTAGCCCATTTTGGGAAGGTTGAGGTCGAGCGGAGGTTTTTCAAATGCATGAAACCGGAGACCGATATATCAAACAGTGTACGTAGAAGTTGGCATTTGGGTGCTTTGAAATTTGTAgttcattattttagttaatgccATTTACAAATCGTATGAATGACAACATAACGGATATTGTTTGTGTAAATGTCAGGTCATTGATTGCTTTGCTCAAATCATGAATTTTCGAGAGAAGAAGCGCAACGGCATTGGAAGAAAGAGAACTTGGTTTATGCCCACCAGAATTTCGGTatgaaatttgatatttaaaagtGGACATGAATCTTTTGTATTTGTGCTGTAAACTTTGTTAAAtctatgtttttatttaaaatgtaatctATCATGTGTGCTTATTGTGCAGAGCGAGTTACTTGGAAGAACGATGACTGTGGAGAGGATGGCGAAGGAGCAAGAGTGGTCCACTCTTTATTACGATGCAGATTTGAGTTTATGTCACACTGTAATTTGCATTTTCTTGAAACTTTTGTGTTGAATCAAATGTGTGTAGTTTAATTTTCCAATGACGTTGTTTGTTTTACTTTGTCGCAGATGGTGGTACCGCTACTGGATACCGAGAGTGCTCCGCACTGGTTTGCGGCGAATGTGAGCATGGTTAATACAACAGTGGAAATTAGGGACTCGTTGTCTTCTGCAATGCATAAGAGGTCACGTCGGAGCACCTGCGTAGAGATGGTATGCACGTGTGTACACGGTTTGCCGTTTTATTAGTGTAATTGCACTAATCTCAACTgtgattgttttaatttttttgcagCTCCAGACTTTGGACCAATTGTTTGCCCCTGTCAAGCCAGGAGACCTGAATTTCAGCGAGTTTGTAATTATTTCTTCAAGCAAGGACTACCCACAACAACAAAATGGCCACGATTGTGGAATGTTTGTAATGAAGTACATGGAATCACTATTCGAGGAAAATGAAATATTGGAAGAGGTAATGTAATGTTGATTTCTTTAGTTTAAGTTTTCATCCAGTTAACTAACTGTTTATATTGTGAAAATTGAGTTGTCAATCTATTTTTTGATGGATTTGTTTCTATGGATTTGGTTGTCATGTGTATTACTGAATTGGTTTCCTAATGTACAATGCAGTTTGATCCTATTGAAGCCAGACTGGATTGTGTTGGGAAAATTATCACCCACGAGAGTAACAAGGCTAAACATGCTGTGATGGAGGGAGTTAAGAAGCAATTTGGATTGAGCAAAACCAAAGTTCTTCCATCAACATCTACAACTATACCATTACGTAGTCCATCAAGGTCTCCTCGAGACCCCCGATTCAGCACAGCGAAGGCCAGGTCCGAAAACATGTGGACTGGCAAGAGCAAGTCCCCGAAAACCCGTCATTCTAAAAGGCTGGCCATAAGTAACAAGTAGTATATTACAATGGTTACAAAAGTTacgttatttatatatttactatgttCAGTACAATGGTTACAAAAGTTAGGTTTTAGGTCGTAAATTATATTTAGTGAGTCATGTTATATACTTGCATCATACTACTGTTAggtgatttggaattgcactaatgttggtgattttataatttactatAGGGTAAGAGTTGTGGTAGTTTTTAGAATTTGGTGGAACAGATTATTATTACTGTATGgtcattattactattattgtgaatATTATTTCGGTTGTTATATTTTGCCATTACTATTaggttttggatttttttttaccataacAATATGTGAAGTACATTATTCTGAAAATGAAATTAACCAATTTTACATTCTTTTTCGCACTATCTGTTTTAGTCCAATGATGTCCAtagccaaaataataaaaatacttataCTTATGTACTTTCCCATTAttattgtgaatattattaCTGTTGTTATATTTTGCCAGTACTGTTAGGTTTTGGATAGTGAAGTacattattttgaaaataaaattgacCAATTTTACTCCAATTAtgtccaaaataataaaaatacctaCACTTATGTACATTCCCATTACAGAGATGAAGGCATTAATTCTGGCCTTGGACATAAATTTGGATCAAAAAGAGTAAGTACAGTACAATAATGAGAAATAATAACTCTGTCACACAATTTCCTTTGTAACAATTTTACCACTtctaaataatgtaattaaaggctataaaaaaaaaaaactgtttttcaaaaatgcagTGTATTGAACATCAAGCTTTACAACAATTATTTGGATACCTCcaacatattaaaaattataaacaatGGTACCAATCTATTCAACATTAAACACATAGTTAAAGTACAGTACAGTAATGAGACATAATAACTCTGGCGTTCACACAATTTCACCATTTCTAAATAATGCAATTAAAAgctatcaaaataaataaaggttactgtttttcaaaaatgcaaTGTATTGAACATCAACGTTTGAAAATGGTAGCAAtctattaaacattaaactcaTAGGTAAGTAAATCATGTAATttaaaactttgaaaaaaaagttGAAGTATTTTTAAAATGCAATATAGTGAAACACAACAATATTGACTAAGTTATTATGACACTTTTTGGAttatattgtgaaaattaccgaTATTTATCTTTAAATCCTAGTATTTCACACTAGATTAATTACTGTACTACGCACATATTGACATTCACAATCAATGACCAAAtagtaattaagaaatttttaatagAACCAACTTAAATGCCTACCTTTCCTTTGACAACGTacttaaaaaacataaaataaacatcaTACCACATACAATATCTCTAACGAAATAAAAGTTGGCAAATGATGAAAAGGCaaataaatataatgaaatataattttttaataatgtttTCATGGTGCATCTTCTCTTTCTCCAAACTCCTTACTTGGTTTCGCAAACCGAGAGTAGTGTCTGCAGGTTTTTTAGGATGAGCTTGATCGATCCAACAAAAGTAATCACATCCTCGACTTTCGTTGTTCTcctgaatttaaaataagtacaTCACCATATTTACAAAGcctagtttaaaatattattaagacGTTCGAAGTCTTACATAGTGCAGACATCCAAAGAAGCGACGACCCGGATTTGCTCTACTGCTAGAAGTCCAAACATAAGCTAGATCACCACAGTAGCAATTGGGGTGTCCCCCAAGTGAATTTTTCCATGAAGGGAAATCCCTCTCGAACCCGTAGGGGTCCTCTCCAGAACCAGCcaccatgtttttttttaacaaaccaaaTTAGGGTGTTAGTGAGGCTTGAAAAGGAGTGTTTCCCTCGACCTTATGGTGGAAATAGGCTTGTGAAAATAAATTTAGGGGGGAAACCGAATTTCTTTGAAAACGTTAGAAAGTATATTAAAATTGGGGAGCATATTTCGTGCTGCCTCTCAAATTTTTGCTTCAAAGTCTTTGGTCCACTATACTTATATACAAAAAAGTAGTGTCAATCACAAGCAGtccaatcaaattaaaataatattttatgtcaaCTCTATGAACAGTTAAAAGTACAACACATAAATATTTCTCCCCACATGAATAAACCACATATACAGCCGGTTTAGTTTGGTTTAATGGAATTGTATGAACTTtcttatattttatgttatgtcCAAATACACATGTTggccaaaattaataaacagACTATGCAATACTTTTTCTGTATTAATTGAGTTTGCAATTTGTatgtttatttcttttaatCATATGACAACATgtatgttaattattataaatgttGACCATACCGGAGTCCATACTCTCCAAACAAACTCACTGAACCCAGTTCGACCTAGTGTTGGGccccgtcaacacattggaaagtaaacatgactatgtgaataaagtttcctacatttatcagacatagggttttactgatatgataatctacaacaagagtttacttgcatttggaaaaatgctatgttctttccagagcattggttaaagtaaagctcaggttggatgcatggagtatgcatcggaagggaccgatattgaactttgacttagatttattaaacttaccgtaatatctattcaagttaatatcgcctagttgatcgtagatcaaatgatcttaatcctgatatgattaggctcgatctcgagaggctattcgtgttctttgatttgttagttaagcctagttttaggtgagggtgatacgtacattttgggaacacggtagtgcaattgagtgggagcgctatcataaacatggaatctatagcttctatctggcgaatagtaagcaaaggatgatctccttcgagcttgaccaaacgaacataaatggtggagtactcatttcacacaagctgaaatatcatttatacggggtcaagtgttttaaggaatacatacattgtagggtgtaacggtaatttaatccctttacagtgtagatcattcatatagaggatcattgatcaaattaggattataacaatggataactaatgatgtgtctatatggtggaacatatagagcattctatataactgagagtgcaattctaagttctatgcgtggattcaacaaagaattaataagtgaggcccaaatccactaagcatggccagccacttttataggcaacttaaactgatattttcattattttaatgccaaataattcaaaccagtccctagtggaatgctataaatagatagtgaaggcttcaggaaatttacacttacaattttctactttttcattcagaaaaaactgagccttctctctccctatctttggccgaaaacagtatgtagtcaagttagctttgggataccggagtcactactctcccaacgaactcaccgaatccagttcgaccttgggttgtactgagtgacactcaaccattcgtacgactcacactgtgacttgcggtgtttacgggcccggtcacacacagtatgtagtcaagttagctttgggataccggagtcactactctccaaacgaactcaccgaatccagttcgacctagggttgtacggagtgacactcaatCATTCGTACAACTCAcactgtgacttgcggtgtttacgggcccgttgtgacacagtatgtagtcaagttagctttggggtaccggagtcactactctcccaacgaactcaccgaatccagttcgaccttgggttgtactgagtgacactcaaccattcgtacgactcacaatgtCACTTGCGGTGTTTAAGGGCCCGGtcacacacagtatgtagtcaagttagctttgggataccggagtcactactctcctaacgaactcaccgaatccagttcgacctagggttgtacggagtgacactcaatcattcgtacgactcacactgtgacttgcggtgtttacgggcccgttgtgacacagtatgtagtcaagttagctttggggtaccggagtcactactctcccaacgaactcaccgaatccagttcgaccttgggttgtactgagtgacactcaaccattcgtacgactcacactgtgacttgcggtgtttacgggcccggtcacacacagtatgtagtcaagttagctttgggataccggagtcactactctcctaacgaactcaccgaatccagttcgacctagggttgtacggagtgacactcaatcattcgtacgactcacactgtgacttgcggtgtttacgggcccgttgtgacacagtatgtagtcaagttagctttgggataccggagtcactactctcctaacgaactcaccgaatccagttcgacctagggttgtacggagtgacactcaatcattcgtacgactcacactgtgacttgcggtgtttacgggcccgttgtgacacagtatgtagtcaagttagctttgggataccggagtcactactctcctaacgaactcaccgaatccagttcgacctagggttgtacggagtgacactcaatcattcgtacgactcacattgtgacttgcggtgtttacgggcccgttcacacacagtatgtagtcaagTTAGCTTTGGGATACCGGAGTTACTActctcctaacgaactcaccgaatccagttcgacctagggttgtacggagtgacactcaatcattcgtacgactcacactgtgacttgcggtgtttacgggcccgttgtgacacagtatgtagtcaagttagctttggggtaccggactcactactctcccaacgaactcaccgaatccagttcgacctagggttgtacggagtgacactcaatcattcgtacgactcacactgtgacttgcggtgtttacgggcccggtgacacacagtatgtagtcaagttagctttgggataccggagtcactactctcccaacgaactcaccgaatccagttcgaccttgggttgtactgagtgacactcaaccattcgtacgactcacaatgtCACTTGCGGTGTTTAAGGGCCCGGtcacacacagtatgtagtcaagttagctttgggataccggagtcactactctcctaacgaactcaccgaatccagttcgacctagggttgtacggagtgacactcaatcattcgtacgactcacactgtgacttgcggtgtttacgggcccgttgtgacacagtatgtagtcaagttagctttggggtaccggagtcactactctcccaacgaactcaccgaatccagttcgaccttgggttgtactgagtgacactcaaccattcgtacgactcacactgtgacttgcggtgtttacgggcccggtcacacacagtatgtagtcaagttagctttgggataccggagtcactactctcctaacgaactcaccgaatccagttcgacctagggttgtacggagtgacactcaatcattcgtacgactcacactgtgacttgcggtgtttacgggcccgttgtgacacagtatgtagtcaagttagctttgggataccggagtcactactctcctaacgaactcaccgaatccagttcgacctagggttgtacggagtgacactcaatcattcgtacgactcacactgtgacttgcggtgtttacgggcccgttgtgacacagtatgtagtcaagttagctttgggataccggagtcactactctcctaacgaactcaccgaatccagttcgacctagggttgtacggagtgacactcaatCATTCGTACGACTCACATTGTGACTTGCGCTGTTTACGGGCCCGTtcacacacagtatgtagtcaagTTAGCTTTGGGATACCGGAGTTACTACTCTCCTAACGAACTCATCGAATCtagttcgacctagggttgtacggagtgacactcaatcattcgtacgactcacactgtgacttgcggtgtttacgggcccgttgtgacacagtatgtagtcaagttagctttggggtaccggagtcactactctcccaacgaactcaccgaatccagttcgaccttgagttgtactgagtgacactcaaccatttgTACTACTCACACTGTGACTTCcagtgtttacgggcccggtcaCACACAATATGTAGTCAAGTTGGCTTTGGgataccggagtcactactctcctaacgaactcaccgaatccagttcgacctagggttgtacggagtgacactcaatcattcgtacgactcacactgtgacttgcggtgtttatgGGCCCGTTGTgacacagtatgtagtcaagttagctttggggtaccggagtcactactctcccaacgaactcaccgaatccagttcgaccttgggttgtactgagtgacactcaaccattcgtacgactcacaatgtcacttgcggtgtttacgggcccggtcacacacagtatgtagtcaagttagctttggggtaccggactCACTACTCTCCTAACGAACTTACCGAATCAtgttcgacctagggttgtacggagtgacacCGATGCACTATGGCGGAAGTCGCATTATGAATTTAGGTTGTTTGGGCTGAGTATGTACTCAGTTCATCATGAAGCGTACCAGAGTCACTATTCTCCAGACTTTATTACTACAATCACTTTTTGTCTCAAACTACTATTGTATTCATAACAataaactgtttttttttattaaatatctatatttgtatagtattcaaaaaattattacaaTCTTGATTACGACGATTAATACGTTAATGTAATCTTACAAAAATTATTGCAATATTTATTCCaacgaataatattttaatgaaatatttaaatcgttttaaaaaaaaaatattgagttctcattattagtaaacatcctaatttaatttcttattcattTCGCCACACATTTTTATTTCGACATAATATTAGGATATTTGTTGCTACATGTGAAAATTTTATGTGGCCATTGTTGTTCATAACGTATGGGAACAATGGGAACAATGGGAAcaacatttaccttatttaaataaataatttttctaaccaCAGTCAACCAAACCAGAACAAAATCGATAATTTCGTTGGTTCGAATTACGTCTTCCAAGGAAAAGTTAATAGGGGGTTGGGTTTGTTCAAATTACGTTTTTCAAGGGATTGACTTTATCAAATTTATCTTGGGGTTATACCACCCCTTTTTTAGCCGTACCTAgggttatattaattattattttgtaatttttgacaagactacactcaacaatcacatccacaagtactatatatacccctctacctctccttactccttcacgtctcaatttagtattgttttctTTCCTAGAGAACTCACTCCCTATCTGTAGACGTATGTATAgggataatataaaaaaaaaagtaaataatgtATTGTTGTTGCACCGAAGTGAAGATGTGTAAACAAAAGGATTGGTATGCACTGCAACCGTGTGTTGTAGGTGCATCAAGGGAATTTCAGCAATTCAATCAATCATCTCATTACAAATTTCGGTAATAACTCAAGTATTtatgtctatttattttaaaattatattattacgaattgtttcttaaaaattttatgtatgTGGTATATGTATATTCAGGAAATGTTGACGAAGGTTTCGGATGGGTGGAGTAGGGTGGACGGAACTACTTCCAATACGGCCACCCAAATATGTCATCCTACCGAACCTAAACCTCCCGAGTCGACAAGGCCACCGAGGAATGAGTGTTATCATATTTGACACAACGGTGCGCCAGACTCTCGAACAAAATGATACGCGGGAGGCAAATGTCAACGTTTTTACATTCTTaggtcaaattattattttattataaaaccgTACTTGGGtgagttttaaatatatatgtcacatcatatgtactgtaggagtttttattaacaaaagacaaaaattaaTCCATTTTGTTGGGTTAATCCAAATGCCTTTTTCCAATGCATTCACAAAGTCATCTTCATTGATAGGTTGTACAGTCTAGTCAAATCAGGttttaaatgtaaatatttaatattaatttcacCAAGACGGATTCATAACATCTTCATTGTAATGGTAGTTGGttgttcacttttattatttgaaaattgtaATGTTGAATACTTTATTGTAATCAAGAAGTGAGAAATTGTAATGTGGTTCCTACAAATTAATTAGCATATATAAAAGATTTCTTTATTCTAATAACGTATTTCTACGTATGTCTTTCCAACCCTAAAATCAATTTTCAACAGTCacagaaataaattatatgaaaatatattTGGAACGTATTTCAATGTACGTCAGAAGCTGGATCTCCCATATCTCAATAAATTCAAGTTTGAAAATAACGTACATCAATATACGTGCAGAGTACCTTACATCGTAAATACAGTACGGTgcaattatgtttactcaatatttgaatttaatgagataataagattttttttcaaatgtaaACTATAATTTCGAACATATTTATTCGTacaatacttattttaatacaGTTTAAACCATTTCCTATTTAGGACCACATTTttaagttgttgggaattatttaaaaattgtcCAAATATTAAAATCTTCTTAACCAAGTATGGACTATTTCCTCTTTAATTTGAAGATACTaactaaaaaaatca
This window harbors:
- the LOC133032484 gene encoding uncharacterized protein LOC133032484, which translates into the protein MVRNAGFSTFLREDAPYIDAKIVSWLIDHVDPTTSRLEIFGRTIQLSSKLFEDVMGIRDGGEPVATESERDLVEFDLLFKVKDCRYSLTLLENELKETSDSDYLFLIKFLLVCIGTVLLPKNGTEVSTSYMHSLVDTRSIKKKNWATAGFRYLMSSLHRYKTKNTKNVSGCTIFLQLVYLTHVDWTATHVDRTVAPIDFWTTKHCKSVYKWIRDHGGHTSGKVHLVLQFSDALEFYLRDMLTSFFGVLSR
- the LOC133032485 gene encoding uncharacterized protein LOC133032485; protein product: MKEVLEIPETSKVQRSLSFNGETEKKDDVGVEEKDGEGTKDQLEEDVDDVESVPSLNLSEEKVVVPTKVVVSDDSFEVMNFWGEDLPAIVKEEVEQTVKDDFDDAAFERFKESGGKVIGPFTVKKGYSNQQYELFRYIFSSANDPSEVLAHFGKVEVERRFFKCMKPETDISNSVIDCFAQIMNFREKKRNGIGRKRTWFMPTRISV
- the LOC133032486 gene encoding uncharacterized protein LOC133032486, which translates into the protein MVNTTVEIRDSLSSAMHKRSRRSTCVEMLQTLDQLFAPVKPGDLNFSEFVIISSSKDYPQQQNGHDCGMFVMKYMESLFEENEILEEVM